In one window of Mercurialis annua linkage group LG4, ddMerAnnu1.2, whole genome shotgun sequence DNA:
- the LOC126678526 gene encoding uncharacterized protein LOC126678526, protein MVAYLQKMGERDVAQGVCQYRNSHFPTNFNTQLSKGRDRANNSNGIEIGKRTGTRRDRQGQIRRDRDRSRFVGTGTRADSSGQGHGQIRRDRDTGRFVGTGTGQIRRDRDTGRFVGTGADSSGFVGTGTGADSSGQGHGQIRRDRDRGRYSSGHGHILVGTGTGADSSGQGQIRRDRGRFVGTGADSSGQGQGQTRRDRDRGRDSSGQGHILVGTGTGTYTRRDRDIYSSGQGHIRRDRDRDFISA, encoded by the coding sequence ACCGTAACTCCCATTTTCCAACCAATTTCAATACTCAACTTTCAAAGGGTCGGGACAGGGCCAACAACAGCAATGGGATAGAGATCGGGAAAAGGACAGGGACTCGTCGAGACAGACAAGGGCAGATTCGTCGGGACAGGGACAGGAGCAGATTCGTCGGGACAGGGACACGGGCAGATTCGTCGGGACAGGGACACGGGCAGATTCGTCGGGACAGGGACACGGGCAGATTCGTCGGGACAGGGACCGGGCAGATTCGTCGGGACAGGGACACGGGCAGATTCGTCGGGACAGGGGCAGATTCGTCGGGATTCGTCGGGACAGGGACAGGGGCAGATTCGTCGGGACAGGGACACGGGCAGATTCGTCGGGACAGGGACAGGGGCAGATACTCGTCGGGACATGGGCATATACTCGTCGGGACAGGGACAGGGGCAGATTCGTCGGGACAGGGGCAGATTCGTCGGGACAGGGGCAGATTCGTCGGGACAGGGGCAGACTCGTCGGGACAGGGACAGGGGCAGACTCGTCGGGACAGGGACAGGGGCAGAGACTCGTCGGGACAGGGACATATACTCGTCGGGACAGGGACAGGGACATATACTCGTCGGGACAGGGACATATACTCGTCGGGACAGGGACATATTCGTCGGGACAGGGACAGAGATTTTATATCAGCATAA